A genomic window from Camelus ferus isolate YT-003-E chromosome X, BCGSAC_Cfer_1.0, whole genome shotgun sequence includes:
- the LOC116661933 gene encoding LOW QUALITY PROTEIN: ferritin heavy chain-like (The sequence of the model RefSeq protein was modified relative to this genomic sequence to represent the inferred CDS: inserted 1 base in 1 codon) has protein sequence MTPAGPSQRRQNYHPDCQAATNSPVTLELHASYVCLAMAFYLDRDDVALKHLARFFLRRSRHLXERAESLMRLQNQRGGRLCFHDIRKPDCEAWESGLRAMQCALRLEKHVNQSLLHLHQLASDKSDAHLCHFLQSHCLNQQVEFIKELGDHITTLHKMVTPEVGMAEYLFDKLTLGDSDKN, from the exons ATGACGCCCGCGGGGCCCTCGCAGAGGCGTCAGAACTACCACCCCGACTGCCAGGCCGCCACCAACAGCCCCGTCACCCTGGAGCTCCACGCCTCCTACGTGTGCCTGGCCATGGCCTTCTACCTCGACCGCGACGACGTGGCCTTGAAGCACTTGGCCCGCTTCTTCCTGCGGCGCTCGCGGCACC GGGAGCGGGCCGAGAGCCTGATGCGCCTGCAGAACCAGCGCGGGGGCCGCCTCTGCTTCCACGACATCAGGAAGCCAGACTGCGAAGCCTGGGAGAGCGGCCTCCGGGCCATGCAGTGCGCCTTGCGCCTAGAGAAGCACGTCAACCAGAGCCTGCTCCACCTGCACCAGCTGGCCAGTGACAAGAGCGACGCCCACCTGTGCCACTTCCTGCAGAGCCACTGCCTGAACCAGCAGGTCGAGTTCATCAAGGAGCTGGGGGACCACATCACCACCCTGCACAAGATGGTGACCCCGGAAGTCGGCATGGCGGAGTACCTCTTCGACAAGCTCACCCTGGGCGACAGCGACAAGAACTGA